Below is a window of Candidatus Neomarinimicrobiota bacterium DNA.
GCACACACTCTTTCAATTTATCAATTTATTGAACATGGTACGATAACATATCTTGATTGGCTGGCACCTTTTAATTACATCCCAATCATTTATGGCGGACTAATAGCCAAAATAGTTGGGTTTAGCTTTATGAGCCTTCGATTGTTAAACGTTTTATTTGGTATTGCCGCCGTTATTTTTTTATATTTATTGCTCAGATTTTTCAAACAGTCACAGACAACCTCATTTCTATTCGCGCTTCTTTTACTTTTCAATCCGATTTTTTTTAATTTGTCGTTAACTTTTATGGGGGTTATTCCAGCATTAACATTTATGTTGGCTGCAATA
It encodes the following:
- a CDS encoding phospholipid carrier-dependent glycosyltransferase produces the protein MRIFTPSSLKTVSGLIDISLVSAFFVWPVGEFALNDDWAHTLSIYQFIEHGTITYLDWLAPFNYIPIIYGGLIAKIVGFSFMSLRLLNVLFGIAAVIFLYLLLRFFKQSQTTSFLFALLLLFNPIFFNLSLTFMGVIPALTFMLAAI